The following proteins are co-located in the Brevibacillus laterosporus DSM 25 genome:
- the rnr gene encoding ribonuclease R, which translates to MKDIDILSFMREQAYHPMTIHELEEAFALQGSSNFKQLVKTLNQLEDNGEVVRTRANRYGIPEKMNLVRGRLQNHPKGFGFVIPETQGEEDVYVHSNDMQGAMHGDTVLVRVEKEAFGSRLEGKIIRVVERSTKTIVGTYQDQQHYGFVIPDDKRVGKDIFIPQQAVNGAVDGHKVVVKIVKYAEGRGNPEGEVTEILGHKNDPGVDILSIIRKFNLPEGFPDDVLAEAEAAPDHISDEEIKDRRDLRERMMVTIDGADAKDLDDAVSLEQLENGNVRLGVHIADVSYYVKGKSVLDQEAYRRGTSVYLVDRVIPMIPHRLSNGICSLNPKVDRLTITCDIEFDAGANIVSHDIYLSVIRTNERMTYADVRSILVDQDQELREKYHELVPMFESMEELCLKLRKKRMQRGAIDFDFREAKIYVDAEGTPTDIGFRTRSIAEQMIEEFMLAANETVAEHFHKLKRPFIYRIHEDPKEEKLQNFMEFITSFGYSVRGKGTSVHPKALQQLLEEIKGTPEEVIISTVLLRSMKQARYDAESLGHFGLSTDFYTHFTSPIRRYPDLIVHRMIRLWLEKKQLDAKEEAYWTAEMPIIAEHTSQRERVAVDAERETDDLKKAEFMLQHIGEEFEGVISSVTSFGIFVELPNTIEGLVHVSYLTDDYYNYHEKMYALIGERTGKQYRIGDEVLVRVTTVNVDERTIDFEIVGMKKPSELRFNRSRQAKVISGNGRDKDLGSNRKQRRSKPFKDAGPAAAKRKRKQEQNQGGGTNTRGKDAQRRSAGKGGAGRFIALPGQENTEGKESVEPKQKGFWEDFVSSKQKKKRNSVVKQAKRKRR; encoded by the coding sequence ATGAAAGATATAGATATCCTTTCCTTTATGAGGGAACAGGCGTATCATCCCATGACAATACATGAGCTAGAGGAAGCGTTTGCCTTACAGGGCTCAAGCAATTTTAAGCAACTAGTGAAAACCTTGAATCAGCTTGAGGATAATGGAGAAGTCGTACGTACGCGTGCTAACCGCTATGGAATTCCAGAAAAAATGAACTTGGTTCGCGGTAGACTACAAAACCATCCTAAAGGATTTGGCTTCGTGATTCCTGAGACACAAGGTGAAGAGGATGTGTATGTGCATTCCAACGATATGCAGGGAGCAATGCACGGGGATACGGTACTCGTTCGAGTGGAAAAAGAGGCCTTCGGAAGTCGTTTGGAGGGTAAAATCATTCGCGTTGTGGAACGTAGCACGAAAACGATTGTCGGAACCTATCAGGATCAGCAGCACTATGGTTTTGTTATTCCAGATGACAAGCGGGTTGGGAAAGATATCTTTATTCCACAGCAAGCAGTAAATGGGGCTGTAGATGGCCATAAAGTGGTTGTAAAGATCGTGAAGTACGCAGAGGGTAGAGGTAACCCTGAGGGTGAAGTAACCGAGATTCTAGGGCATAAGAACGACCCTGGGGTGGATATCCTTTCGATTATCAGAAAGTTTAACTTACCGGAGGGCTTTCCCGATGATGTGCTAGCCGAAGCTGAAGCGGCTCCTGATCACATTTCTGATGAAGAAATTAAGGATAGACGAGACTTGCGTGAGCGTATGATGGTCACCATTGACGGAGCAGATGCAAAGGATTTGGACGATGCTGTTTCTCTGGAGCAATTAGAGAACGGGAATGTACGTCTAGGTGTTCACATTGCTGATGTTAGCTATTATGTAAAAGGAAAATCGGTTTTAGATCAGGAAGCATACCGACGTGGTACAAGTGTGTATCTTGTGGATCGAGTCATTCCGATGATCCCACACCGATTATCAAATGGAATTTGTAGTTTAAATCCCAAAGTGGATCGACTAACGATTACCTGTGATATTGAGTTTGATGCAGGGGCTAATATTGTTTCACATGACATTTATTTAAGTGTTATTCGTACCAATGAGCGAATGACATATGCAGATGTGCGCAGTATTTTAGTTGATCAGGATCAGGAGTTACGTGAGAAATATCATGAATTAGTCCCGATGTTTGAAAGCATGGAAGAGCTTTGTCTCAAATTACGTAAAAAACGGATGCAACGCGGGGCTATCGATTTTGATTTCCGTGAGGCTAAGATTTATGTAGATGCTGAAGGTACACCAACCGATATCGGCTTCCGTACACGCTCCATAGCTGAGCAAATGATTGAAGAGTTTATGCTAGCAGCCAATGAAACGGTTGCGGAGCACTTCCATAAGCTGAAGCGCCCTTTTATTTACCGGATTCACGAAGATCCAAAGGAAGAAAAGCTACAAAACTTCATGGAATTTATCACTAGCTTTGGATACAGCGTGCGAGGTAAGGGAACGTCGGTTCATCCAAAAGCATTGCAGCAATTGTTAGAAGAAATCAAGGGAACACCAGAAGAAGTAATCATTAGTACGGTATTGCTTCGTTCCATGAAACAAGCCCGTTACGATGCTGAAAGCCTTGGACACTTTGGTTTATCTACCGATTTCTACACGCATTTTACTTCTCCTATTCGCCGTTATCCGGACTTAATTGTGCATCGGATGATTCGTTTATGGCTGGAGAAAAAGCAGCTGGATGCAAAAGAAGAAGCATATTGGACAGCGGAAATGCCAATCATAGCAGAACATACCTCGCAACGAGAACGTGTAGCTGTAGATGCTGAGCGTGAAACAGACGATCTGAAAAAAGCAGAATTCATGCTACAGCATATTGGTGAAGAGTTCGAGGGTGTGATTTCTAGTGTCACCTCCTTTGGTATCTTTGTAGAGCTTCCAAACACAATTGAAGGATTGGTCCACGTAAGCTATCTAACTGATGACTATTATAATTACCATGAAAAAATGTATGCTCTTATTGGTGAACGTACAGGTAAGCAGTATCGTATTGGCGATGAGGTTTTGGTACGTGTGACTACTGTTAATGTTGACGAACGCACCATTGACTTTGAAATTGTAGGTATGAAAAAGCCAAGTGAGCTACGATTTAATAGATCGCGTCAGGCAAAAGTGATTAGTGGTAATGGTCGAGATAAAGATCTTGGTAGTAATCGAAAACAGCGTCGTTCGAAACCTTTTAAAGACGCGGGTCCGGCGGCTGCTAAACGGAAGCGTAAGCAGGAACAAAACCAAGGCGGCGGGACAAATACACGTGGAAAAGATGCTCAACGTCGTTCAGCCGGTAAAGGCGGAGCAGGACGTTTTATAGCACTTCCAGGGCAAGAAAACACAGAGGGTAAGGAATCTGTGGAACCGAAACAAAAGGGCTTTTGGGAGGATTTTGTAAGCTCCAAGCAAAAGAAAAAACGAAATTCCGTGGTGAAACAAGCGAAACGTAAGCGGAGATAA
- a CDS encoding recombinase family protein, whose protein sequence is MEEYAKLNNFEIVKVYADRAKSATSDKQPEFQKMIHDSALNLFEYVIVHKLDRFRRDRYDNSHYKRKLRQNGVRVLSVTENLDDSPESIMLESVIEGMAAYCSKNLTREVMKGIKENAFQYKHTGGLSPLGYDVDPVSKQYVISETEAAQVKMIFSM, encoded by the coding sequence ATTGAGGAGTATGCCAAACTAAACAACTTCGAAATCGTAAAGGTCTACGCAGATCGAGCCAAAAGTGCTACATCGGACAAGCAACCTGAATTTCAAAAAATGATTCATGATAGCGCACTCAACCTGTTTGAATACGTAATCGTCCACAAGCTAGACCGCTTCAGACGCGACAGGTACGACAATAGCCACTATAAAAGAAAACTAAGACAGAATGGCGTACGAGTTCTGAGTGTGACAGAAAACCTGGATGACTCACCTGAGAGTATTATGCTTGAATCTGTTATCGAAGGAATGGCGGCATACTGCAGCAAAAACCTAACCCGAGAAGTGATGAAAGGCATAAAAGAAAATGCCTTTCAATACAAGCATACAGGCGGTCTCTCTCCCCTCGGTTACGACGTCGATCCAGTCTCCAAACAGTACGTCATTAGCGAGACAGAAGCTGCTCAAGTTAAAATGATCTTTTCTATGTAA
- the smpB gene encoding SsrA-binding protein SmpB produces the protein MTVSKKGTKTVAQNKKARHDYHIEEVMEAGIELTGTEIKSIRGGRVQLKDSFARIVNGELILYNVHISPYEQGNRFNHEPERNRRLLMKRLEILKLNSLIREQGYSLVPLSIYLKNGWAKLELAVVRGKKNYDKREDLKKKDAQREVARALRDRQKV, from the coding sequence GTGACCGTTTCTAAAAAAGGAACAAAAACTGTAGCCCAAAACAAAAAAGCCAGACATGATTATCACATTGAAGAAGTGATGGAGGCAGGTATCGAGCTAACCGGTACGGAAATCAAGTCGATTCGAGGCGGACGAGTGCAGCTAAAGGATAGTTTTGCTCGTATTGTTAATGGGGAGCTTATCTTGTATAACGTGCATATTAGCCCTTACGAACAAGGCAACCGATTTAATCATGAACCTGAACGCAATCGTCGTTTGTTGATGAAGCGTTTGGAGATTCTGAAATTAAACAGCTTGATTCGTGAACAGGGATATTCCCTTGTTCCACTTAGCATTTATCTAAAGAACGGCTGGGCAAAGCTTGAGCTTGCTGTTGTCCGTGGTAAAAAGAATTATGACAAGCGTGAGGATCTGAAGAAAAAGGATGCCCAACGCGAGGTTGCGAGAGCGCTTAGAGACCGTCAGAAGGTTTAG
- a CDS encoding zinc ribbon domain-containing protein produces the protein MVLVPDGMPALISPEDYQKVFEKMKGNKRSPAAYEATETYLLSGLIVCGECLEKHDHEFAMMDNSHPIDRNKMTYVTYRSGNRDSKKKCDNKELRREHIENFVISELHAQIFNDDVIPHLVEQLNEH, from the coding sequence GTGGTCCTCGTCCCAGACGGAATGCCAGCCCTCATCTCCCCCGAAGATTACCAGAAAGTCTTTGAAAAAATGAAAGGCAACAAGCGTTCTCCAGCAGCGTACGAGGCAACAGAAACCTATCTCCTCAGCGGCCTGATCGTCTGCGGCGAATGCCTTGAGAAACACGATCACGAGTTCGCTATGATGGACAACTCCCACCCCATCGACAGAAACAAAATGACGTACGTGACATACCGGAGTGGCAATCGAGACAGCAAAAAGAAATGTGACAACAAGGAATTGCGAAGAGAGCACATCGAAAACTTCGTGATTTCCGAACTACACGCCCAGATTTTCAATGACGATGTGATCCCCCATCTAGTCGAGCAGTTGAACGAGCATTAG